Proteins from one cyanobiont of Ornithocercus magnificus genomic window:
- a CDS encoding glycosyl transferase family 2 gives MNKMNKKTVEGAPIDEAEALRRLEQRDDPASRYYAAWWLGHERSKHVRTLPLLRAALQELLNSGNNPSEECRALALNVLRALVHLNGAEARTELLACLEYQDSDIREEAARTIGAAGLREAIPAICQQLRYTAKTGEHLLEALLEALGDLGQADSEVIQALESFASDERPLIRSASCRALLQLTGQSQWAEAFAQLLQHSSSQVCRGVLIDLGVSGWVPCLRLIQDSPVENSIKLIALRGLAEHPRGLQAAGLEHNEAVQAVINAMDELL, from the coding sequence TAGAGGGAGCACCGATTGACGAAGCTGAGGCACTGCGGCGGTTAGAGCAAAGAGATGACCCAGCAAGTCGTTACTACGCTGCTTGGTGGCTTGGCCACGAACGTAGCAAGCACGTACGTACATTACCCCTGCTACGCGCTGCACTCCAAGAACTATTGAACTCTGGAAACAATCCATCAGAAGAGTGCCGTGCTTTGGCGCTAAATGTACTGCGAGCATTAGTGCACCTCAATGGTGCTGAGGCACGCACAGAGCTGCTGGCCTGCCTTGAGTACCAAGATTCTGACATCCGTGAGGAGGCCGCTCGTACTATTGGTGCCGCAGGGCTTCGAGAGGCGATTCCAGCTATCTGCCAACAGCTTCGTTACACTGCTAAGACTGGCGAACACCTCCTAGAGGCCTTGCTCGAGGCTCTTGGTGACTTAGGTCAGGCAGACTCTGAGGTAATCCAGGCTCTTGAGTCTTTCGCTAGTGATGAACGCCCACTAATTCGCTCAGCAAGCTGCCGTGCCTTATTACAGTTAACTGGTCAATCTCAATGGGCCGAGGCCTTCGCGCAACTGCTACAGCATTCTTCCAGCCAGGTATGTAGAGGGGTGTTAATCGATCTGGGTGTCAGTGGCTGGGTGCCTTGCCTAAGGCTGATCCAGGACAGCCCAGTAGAGAACAGCATCAAACTGATTGCCCTACGAGGATTGGCTGAGCATCCGCGTGGCTTGCAGGCTGCAGGACTAGAGCATAACGAAGCAGTTCAAGCAGTGATCAATGCGATGGATGAGTTGCTGTGA